The following DNA comes from Anopheles arabiensis isolate DONGOLA chromosome 3, AaraD3, whole genome shotgun sequence.
GTTCCAGGACGCTGGTTCATTTTCCCTATCCACGCGAAGAAAAGCGAATCGAGTTAGCCTTCTACACGACTCCCTTTCCACCAGGAGAGAACTCTTGTACGCAGGCAGGAAATGGTTGCAATCGAATTAGCGAACCCGCGGATGGACGATGGATCGCACCAGCGGAGAGAAGCAAACGGCGGCTGCCAAGTGAAGTGAAAGGTCGAAACAGTTTCACCGAAAACCTGGCGGGTGACCAACCAAGAGGTTAATAAGAGAAGCTGTCTGTTTCGTAATGTGTATAATGTACGATCGATCGCGCTGGATGATCGTACATCAACAAACAGGCGCAAACGCTTTATTAGCCCTCCAGCTTTGTATTTTCCTGGCAAACGATAAGTGGTTTTTCTGTGGCCGAGAGCTGGCGGGCTAAGTAATTGGATCGTTTGATTGTTGGTAGTTTTGGGGGGTGATTGGAAAATGGGTGTAGGAAGCTGAACCTCTATTAACAGTACGAAGCAAATGCGGACGCGTAGTGTAGTACCAAACGGACGGTCTTACATGTCAAAGGTCATGAGTTCAAATCTTAATGCAGGGGGGAAAATAGCTCATTCGGAAAAGCGCCTTTTATAAGCAACAGGTTGTTATTAGATACACTTTTACGGCTGATCATGACTAAGACAAAGGAACGATAGGTAATTCTTTCATGGTAATATGAAAAGagaataatgtttaaaaaacatgTTAACTTTGATCGTGTGAACAATCAAAATCACAAAGATCACAATTTTGGCACACTTCTCACGCTGCTCAACCAACTATAGATTGCAGCCAGATTTCTTTCTAACATTTCCACAATTGAACAATATGCCTGAGTAATCGAAGGCATTACTggatagagaaaaaaatcccagAAACCCTCAATTCGAAAGCTCCTTGGCGTTGCATTTCGATAACGATcttcgatttgttttgtttggcccACCGGGAGGCCAACACTTCTCCCCACTGGCACGAATTTAGAGACTTGCTGCCCTCCCTGAGGAGACTGTTTGACGCAAAATAAATGAAGACATTTTAACAACAGTACCAGCAGAGTAGCAAAGGCGCAACAACAGTAAAAGAAGGAGTGCTCGTCCCAATCACAGGGCCTGATGAATGGAAACTTTGTTACGGAACAATTGTTATTGCCAGTACATTCGTGACATTTACCATTTGGCTTTTCGAGCTCTTCTCGGTGGTAAGTAAGAGCACCCCCGTGGTGGTACCCCCGTTTGCTGTTAACAGGCTTGTTTAATTTGAGCCATTTCTCGTTCAGATcgtgtttttgtgcttttaaAGGTATTAACTttccaccaaaaaaacacaacgtgtACGTGTCATTCCCCGTGGAGAGAACGACGGATTGATCATACCCCAGTCATCTCTTTAGGCTGAGCGTGAAATTTGCACCTCACCACCAGCTCCCCCTATTATTTCCTAAACAATGCGACACAACAATTTTGCCATCTCGTAGAGGAATCTTTAAGCAAATAATAATAGCAAATGGAATGAATCGGGCTTGGCGCCCATAATGGTTGGTTGCATAATGACTTCATTAAAAGGGTGGCGGCGCACGATCGGACGTACAGAGGACGGGCGCCAGCGCTTTTCTTTCGCGACCGTTCTTATCCCCTTTGGGTCACGAAGTCATCAATGTCAAATGTACTTTTTGTTCGCTTGATTGAGCGTCTTTTGGGTTGGTTtggtgtgtggggggggggcgctgttttccattttcttttaaCCGTATTGGGTGAAATGAAACGCGAGGGGCAACTGAGGCTCCTCGGGTTGTGTACGATTGTGTCAGGTGGTGTAGCTGTTTAACATCTTATTTGTTTAGCTTTTTATGGCATTGAAAATGGGCACGATTTTCTACGGGGGTGAAGAGTGGCGCAATTAATCCAATGTGATACAATTAAATGTATCGTATTGTTATGGCTGGAACACGTGTGTGTTGGGTTGagtgtgatttttatttcattagcGTACGTAATAGTTAGTTTGGCTTGGTTCAATTCCTAAAAGCGCCGTTCTATTTATGCAATCTTTTGCTGTGGTACCGCTGGTAGCTTTCTACAAGATAGCGCTTCGTCAATGATGATACTCCTTGCttggcaaacaaaaatgtttttgttttgatgacgATCCGTCACGAGTCAGCATATTgttgggctgctgctgctgccttccgATTGCTGACGCAAAACTGGATCATCCGTCATcggcgagaaagaaaaaaaaccggcaGCACCCAGACGCTCCACCGTGAACGACTTTTGGACGCGCAAAGTTGCATAATACGAAAATCTTCAAATTGCATCTTGTTCGTTTCGCCCTTACGTTGTTGTTTAACTTTTGAGCGTTTTAAGCGTCAGCATCTCTTCTCCCATTGAGAAAGAAAGAccagcgaacaaaaaaaagagccatTTCTTTTCCGCAACATAATgaccgttgtgtgtgtgtgtgtgtgtgttgtgttgtgttgggtaaaaattaaaacaaaacaaaaagaaggctgtttaaaaacaaaaccaaaaaacactGGAAACGGGTGCGAAGCATTCGATGGTGGTGTTTATAATTGGGCGAAGGAAAGGATACACTCCATTGCGCGTTCCAATACTTTGCTACCGTAACCACCGCCGTACCCTTTTGGAGCTATTTAAAAGGGAGTGGAAATTGTCCTGTGCTGGGAATTGGATTACGTACAGAAGGGGGGAAATTATTGTTGTTTGGCGGTCTTGCTTTGGACATTCGTCTGCTACAGCATACACTTTTCATGAACGTTTTTCAATTATTGTTTGAATGGTCTCTTTCTGTGTGTGACGGAAGTGTACTTGAGGCTCTTTCGTGACTGTGTGAACAAAGCTTCACTGCTGTTTGTTCGAACAAAAGATTAAATGGTACAGCTAGCAAATGTGTTTGCGTGTTCCACGATCGTGTTTATCGATTGACAATCATTCATATGTAGCCTATTCTATGTGTATAATCCTGgttattatttatcttttccgATCAGCTCCATCCTGCACGCCATACATGAATGGACTTGGTAGTATAGCAATGGAAGATATGTTTAGCTTTgtgttatgtttatttttagctcGGTTTATTGTATTTATCTCCTTCAGATCTTACTTACTGTGGCCTGTGAAAGCTCAACTACTGGAGCTATACTTACGAACGGAGTCCCTCCTATCCGCCGCACATACAGCTTTGACTAATGACAactctgtttctctcttttgcaCCCTCCACTCCCTTTCACAGTCCTATGCGGTAACCGAGTGAGCCAAATGACCCGCGCGTACGATGACATAGATGCCGTAACGCGCCTGCtggaagagaaggaaaaggacCTCGAGCTAACGGTGCAGATTGGCAAGGAGCTGCTAGCGCAGAACACGCACCTCGAGAACCGGGTCGCCGAGCTGGTGCAGGAGCTCAAGACGACGAACGAAAACCGGGCGCAGCTCTCGCACGAGCTGCATCAGAAGATCGAGCTGATCGGAATACTGACGAACGATGCCGACGACACCAGTGAGAATGGTAAGCTATCACGAGGGGCACTGATGCCATTAAGCTTTATGATATTTAACAAATGTTAGTATGAAAGATATAAGTGCTCAAAATGCTGAGTAAATATCTCCAAATCTACTCGAAAATAACTTCAATTTTTCGGTGAATTCTACATGAATCGCACACGTGCGGGAGAATCAAATATTACTTTCCCCTTATGAGCCTTTTGAAAGTGATAAGCGATTAAGTGTTGCCCTTTGGCCCTATCCGTGACAGAAGAATAGGGTACCTAAATTAATAGTTTCCATAACACTTTCACTCACCAGCACCTAGCTTAAGCGCCTCtagaggtgtgtgtgttcaatgCGGAACAATGTAGCATTGCATATGCTTCCATCCCACCGCCAACCATTGCCGTTCGGTTCTACTCACGTTAGCCACTATCAAAATAAGCccccttttgttttgtaaccACTATTTTCTATCGGCGAATCAGCATTGCGTTGTTTGGTACACTCTCGAGCACGGTTCGATCGAGCGACGTGAGTGAAAGCTCTTGGAAACGGTTGATTAACTATCTGCCTGGGTGTCCCTCCAGCGACAGCCATAGAACGTCGACAACGGTTAATAGGGAAGAGTTATGTTTGCTTCCCTGCCGACGAGTCGCAGCCATTTCAATACCGCATGTTGTAAGATTGCCACCTTAGACAAGGCAAATagtgtgtggtggtgctgttgcatcATAGGAGAAGACCGGTGACGTCCACTGGAAGCGATAAGTTGGCAAAGAACTTGACATCCTCAAACACTTCACCTGCCTGAGAGTGCGCGCCTTATCGCGCgaggcaaatgaaaaataacatcCCTGCTGGACGCGGTTCTTCGCAGGTTACCGGCTTTTTAATTAGCGAACGAACAGAATCAACGACTCGGCGCTGTGCTCTTGGTGTTATCGCTAAAGCAATCGCGAGCGatcgcccacacacacacacacacagagttgCTTATCAAGAGCACCActcatcttcatcttcatcccCGGTTCGAGCCGTTGCGGCGCAATTGTAGCGACATTTGCACGTAGCTTTGCAGTACGAATGCATCGCGAGGAGAAGGTAGTGCAGTGTTGTTGTGGTGCATATGTTCAGTGGCAAGTgttctaattttaatttttacacacaaacacacacacgaacacacaatAGTGCCGGAAGGTGATATACGGGTTGCAGCGAAAGgtaaattgtttgcttttggaaCTCCAGCCACTCCTCTGCATCGTTATTCTGTGCGGTAATGGAATTATATCGAGCTGAAAATCGATGACAGAGAACTGTGTGGGTTCGCCTGGTTTCTCGTCGTGTCTGCTCGTGTTTTTGGGCGCGCACACCTACCACCCATCGGccgggggtggtggtggctcgTCGTGTGTTGTAATCGTCCTTTTCGGGTCGTCAGAAAAtggacaaaacaacaaatgcgCGAAAAAAAGTCGGCTGAAATAGAAAATCAATAACGAAAGCAAAACTGGAGCTTATTTGTTTGTTCCGTTCCCAACTGTGTTACGAAATGCTCCATCGCGTGCCTGTGGTGTGCCTGGCACCTCCCAAAACGAAGCTGATCCTCTGCACTGGGCACTGGGAAAGGTGTTCCGTTCGCAGTCGGAAACGGTTATCGGTGGCGGCATGTCCGATGGCATGCAAAACTAAGCTCACTCTCGCGCTATTGGCGTGGATGGATTGATTATTGACCTCATCCTTGTCGTCCCCCATCGCCCCTCAGTTCGGTCCGGTGTTGATGGTTCAATCGTGCTAAAGGGCAACcagtgaaaagcaaaacaaacacccgGGAGACTGCCTCAGTCCGTTTGGTCAAGCCTCCGTGGGCCTGTCTCTAAATGAAGTGAAGTGTGTAGGTTTGGGCAGCCACAGTAGTGCTTTCTGGCTGCAGCGTGAATAAAAGGAGATAAGAGAACACCTCCTTCGTACCttctttcctcttcttttgcGCTGCCCCTTTCGATGGCGTTGATTCGTGCAGTGGCGATGCCGTGTTACCAGCGCCCGCGCTCGAACGGCTTATCATCGGCGGTAGTAGCAACTACGACGAAGTGCTTTTGCTTGCGAATACTCTGTACGGAATCTCTCAACTTTCTCGCGCTCTTAAACCCCATATGaagtctctctctccctatccCTCTCTTGTGGCAATTCGTATTCTAATGCAAATTTGTGGCTGGTTCTACTATCATTTCCCGCAGTCACACCGACGGCATCGAAGTCGATCAAcctggagctgctgcagcggaAGGTTAAGCAGCTGGAGGACGAAAACAAATCCCTGCGCACCGAAACCGCCCAGCTAGTGAAGGAGACGGACGAGTGCGAGGAGCAGGAGCGCAGGCTGATGGCGGACATCGCGAACCAGCTTACCACGGCCAACAGCGAGTTTGACGGTTTAAGTAAGTATTGCTTGTAGCTCTTATCTACTGTGTATGGATGTGAATTGTGTCTAGTTACGTTACGCTCAAGATCCAGCTCTCTCTTACCACACTTCATCTCTAATCTCCTTATCGAATCCACTCTTATCACTCTATCACGCTGCAGATTTGGAACTCGAACGACTGAAGGAGGAAAACCGGCTACAGCATGAGCAGATCATCAGCCTTACCGGGCGGCTCGCGGACGCCGAGATACGGCTCCATCAGCTGACCTCCGAAAACGAGGAAGCATCGTCGCTGCTCAGCATCAccaaagaaaaccaaaacctGCTGGCGGGCGAGCTGGCCGAGTTCAAGCTGCGCTACCAGGAGGTGCTGAACCTGCTGCAGGAGGCCCAGGAGCAGCTGCGCCGGCAGCGGAAACGCTCCCAGCCGCTCGCGCGCAGCTCGCTCATTCCCGGCATTACGGGAATGCCGGCCGCGCCCGATTCGCTCCAGTCGGAGCTGATGGAAACGTCCCTCTACTCGGAGCACAGCCTTGACTCGGGCATCGATTCGGTGCGGGGCGGTATCGGTGGTGGCGGCTCCATGATGGGTGGTATGATGACCGGCTCCCAGCAGCAGGTTCCCGCCTATCGGAAGGTGTTCGAGACGGTCCGCTCGGCCAGCCGGGCAAATCCGAACGGGTTCAGCGATAGTTTCTCGCAGCTCGGTTCGATGACGATGAGTTCCTCCTCGCAGCCGCGCATGGCACCATACGTTTACCCCGGACTGGGCGGTACGACCGGcaacggcagcggcggcagcaatGCGGGCATCACGACGATGACACACTCCTACAAGAGCGGTTCGTCCGTGTACAGCACGATGtacggcggtggtggcggcagtTCGCTCGGTGGACGTACGTACTCGCGCGAAAGTCTAACCGCCGACTCGGAGGATGGCTATCCGGGTCCAGCCCAAACAGGCATCCCGGGTGCACCGGGCGCGAAGGATCTGGAAGCGGCCCTGAAGCGTCTTACCCCGGCGGAGGTGCTAGCGAGACGGGCGATGCTGCAGCACGCTCCGCTCGGCACGTACAGCTACGACGAGCAGCCTGCGGGCATTCCGCTCGGCTGCCGCACACCGGACAGTATTATGTCGACCGGTTCGTCGGgcctgtcgtcgtcgtcggccgcCGGCAACGGCCAGTGGCGCCTTCCGGAGAAGCTGCAGATCGTGAAACCGATCGAGGGCTCGCAAACGCTGCACCACTGGTCGCGGCTTGCCACGCCCACCCTGAGCGGGCTGCTCGAGGAGCGGCCGGGCGTGACGATACGCGGTGGCCGCGGGCTGGACGAGCTGGGCCTGCAAACTTACTCGCTGTCCGACGTGGAGGAGGACGAAGACACGGAAGACCATCCGGGCAAGCGGTTCCAATCGTTCGGCTGCACCTACACGTACACCAACAGCACGGTGCTGCATCCGGACGACGGTACGACGGCGGTTACGTTCAGTTTGCCACCCTCGCAAATGTCCTCCCAGATGACGTCCGAGTGTCCGACGCGACAGCCGACCGCACCGTCAACGCCCCGCTCCAGCCTGTCGCGGCGCAACTCCTGCTCAACGTTCAGCGTGAACATGGGGCTGGCGTCGATGCTGAACGAGCGTGGCATTAAAGCCGTTACACCGAGTGCCCTTAATACGCCCGCCGGGCCCAACTACTCACCCACGGTGACACCCTGCAATAGTCCTGGTAAGTGCGAGCCATTTTTAATCCCTTCAAATTGgatgtttaaattaattttctctTATTCTACCAGATGGTTCACCCACTCGTTCAATGTCTCCGGAACCACCGCTCCTATCCGGGCTGCTCGCCTCGACGGCCGACATCCTGCGCAAGCGGTTCGTCGCCTCGACCGGCGGCCAGCACAGTTCCGCCGATCCGGCCGATCGTCCATCGAGAATAATGACCCGCAACAAGGTCGCGCTGTCGCGGCTGGAAAAGAAAGCGCTTCGCTCGATCAAGATCATGGAAAAGGTGGAAAGCATCGGGCTGGAGAACATTATGCTACCGCCGCAGCATCCACCGGGTATCAGTCCGCTTGCCCTGCACGGCACCTCGGCCCTCTACACGGCAGCCGCCTCCGGTCGCGGCCGTAGCCCGATGGCACAGCTTACCAGCCTCAAACACATGCAGGACCAGCGACGCAaagctcagcagcagcaggcggacGATCTTGTAACGATCGACAAGGAAACGATCAAAGCGGTCCTAACGAAGGGTCTGTCGCACGACAGCCTGAAGAGCATGGCTTCCTCGTCCGGCGCGAGCAGTGGCATCAGTACAGCGATGTCCTCCGACTCGGACAGCTCATCCGTGGCGAGCTTTGACTCGGAACCCCGCACCAAGGACACGACCAGCGGTGCCAGCTCGGCTGCTACCAACACCAATACCGCCTCCCCAACGACAGCGGCCCGGCTGAAGCAGATGCAGCGGCAGAAATCGCGACGCAATCTACTGAACGGTGCGAACGGTGGCTCCCAGCGGCCGGATCTCGGCACGGTGAACGGTTCCAGCCGTCCCGGGGTACGACCGGACCTTGGCACAGTGGGCAGCAAAGCAACGGGCAAAACTGgtggcaacagcagcaccggtGGAAGTGGCAAGGACAGCCGCAGCAAACAGCAATCGACGGCAACTGCTGCAGCACCGGCGGTTAAGGAAGAAAGCCGTTCACTCGGTCAGAGTGTGTACGGTACGATCAGCTCGTTGCTGTTTGGCCGCAAGGGTGGTTTGCTGTAAGAACACTAGCGAGAGCAGTGAAGGACACAAAGACGACCGCGGCAGCCACAGCAGTACATGCGCGGGTCCGgctgaaaaaaaacccattatGTTGGTAGCCGTCACAGTTTACATCCACCTTTGTTCGTATAATTTTAACCCACAAACAGATTATTTCCTATATTCATTTAGTGTGCCCATCATATCCTCGTTCTGTAAAGTTTTAGTACATCCCCTAGTGCGCAagcaagacaaaaaacacacacgcacatattcTACACAATAATACCTCCAAAATGGCAACAATTACCCCGCGAGGAAAAGTtattttgcataccttcaggggACGAAATCCAATAAGAATCCTTCTATTTGCCGTGCGCGCTCGCTGAGAGTAAAACAGATACACCTTTTCTCGCTTCCCTCGTTtttggagggaaaagaggaatgCGGGCTCTCCCTACACCACCTGAAACCATTCAAGCAAGCAAGGAATTACGGAAAATCAGGCTTACTCTCTCGTATGCACAACACTGCCGGGtgctggtttttttgtttgtccagTTAGAAACTTCAGTATTTGTTCGACATTAGTCCTTTCTTGGTGCTTTTCCACTCTATATACGGTGGCAGCTCAGTGTTACTAGCAGGCATAAAGTGTAGTCAAATTACGAACATTCCGGTGCTCATTCAGTGCCAGACCACTGAGAACTGATATAAAAACCATCGTTAAATAAAGATGGTGTTTAGAAACTGTAGGCAACATTTCTTTACGAAGCTTCCATTTCCCAACTATCCCGAGAGACGTTTTTTCCTATTTCTTTCACAAATCACTGTCCATGTTTTCCCTTGCAAATTTTTCCTTGCAAATTTTCCCTCCATGCTTTTTAGGATaacatttttcgaattaaATTATCTCTAACTAGTCTTGCTATTGCCTCAAACAAACGTGATGATGAGAGAGGAATGCTGATTTCAGGAAGCTTTTTCGCTGCCTACTTGATCGCTGCAACGTTGGCAAGCTTACGGTTTGGGTGGCGTTTAGGGATGTTTAGGAGCCGCATGGTAGATTGAAGCTTCAGTTCCTGCCCTTTCTGGTGTAGTCGACACGGATTTTACGTACACGTCACAAGCATAATGTGAAATGatttaggggaaggtaggtaaagacggacacgctaagggaaatggtaaaaatctagggatatataagtgcaacgacctagaaaatgtgcatatattATCTTACACTAATGTTtcatcagaaaatgtgttgaaacttttaagtttccattgatttttgtgttttttcatgaatgaaaaacatgatttttttcgggcggttttgaaatgttcgggtaagacggacacctgatatgggaaagatggacaccatgaagggtaagatggacacctgtagaaaacgttggaaagtgaagagttttacagtattttaacaaattctatcgctttcctcgtcctggtacgtttataaaccaattcttggcctattgcaacggcgattcattcagccgtggttttagaaattgtaagcTTCGCttctaatatatcgtagaatgcagcatctaaagcattattgaataACGCACACTTttagctgacgttgctccagcttacagaacaacagtctagaactgcctttaaggaaattactacgcgaaaagaccacgaccccagtattttttgagggacttgttaatagtttaatccattttccaccatgtcaaaattcaacatttgatgtttgtaatcccatagaatttctcatctattcctgaacaatgtcgtatcaatgcctaatctttttattgtttaaagttgtccaagtcgtgacaagatattggatttcgtgaagcacctcatcagcgtcgagcgtgtaatagcataacgaatggctactattttgaccggtgtttcatttctcgcttatttcaatactttctctacttactgattgatttatagtatcggaatacccttatttaaggtatttgaagaaatatattcatcacaaattgatataagaagtaaaaaaatgaataaattcggtgtccatctttccctacaacaaggtgtccgtctttcccgctttggtgtcagaatgtttaaaccaccaaaaaacaatattttgtattgcttttatcctcgttctttcgccagttttttcattaatgatcacgacaacccattcatgaaataaaacttccggaaatataaacaatacaagttgtagagcttaagatccgtagtagtcaaattagatccacaaggatgCTCATGATTCaaagtttattttgttcgtggatttaaccaattttgcatatatattgccaaaaatgttctcaaatgtgttgttcaactttaagttaggatgctgcattgttgattttttc
Coding sequences within:
- the LOC120903018 gene encoding trafficking kinesin-binding protein milt isoform X6, which gives rise to MQQASKITEKRDVGCITEVCSAEDLPEVEIFSLLEEQIPRYKIRADTTTTFGGYENQDWFVQYPALPIPTEGLGLTTEQTREALNYFLLCGNRVSQMTRAYDDIDAVTRLLEEKEKDLELTVQIGKELLAQNTHLENRVAELVQELKTTNENRAQLSHELHQKIELIGILTNDADDTSENVTPTASKSINLELLQRKVKQLEDENKSLRTETAQLVKETDECEEQERRLMADIANQLTTANSEFDGLNLELERLKEENRLQHEQIISLTGRLADAEIRLHQLTSENEEASSLLSITKENQNLLAGELAEFKLRYQEVLNLLQEAQEQLRRQRKRSQPLARSSLIPGITGMPAAPDSLQSELMETSLYSEHSLDSGIDSVRGGIGGGGSMMGGMMTGSQQQVPAYRKVFETVRSASRANPNGFSDSFSQLGSMTMSSSSQPRMAPYVYPGLGGTTGNGSGGSNAGITTMTHSYKSGSSVYSTMYGGGGGSSLGGRTYSRESLTADSEDGYPGPAQTGIPGAPGAKDLEAALKRLTPAEVLARRAMLQHAPLGTYSYDEQPAGIPLGCRTPDSIMSTGSSGLSSSSAAGNGQWRLPEKLQIVKPIEGSQTLHHWSRLATPTLSGLLEERPGVTIRGGRGLDELGLQTYSLSDVEEDEDTEDHPGKRFQSFGCTYTYTNSTVLHPDDGTTAVTFSLPPSQMSSQMTSECPTRQPTAPSTPRSSLSRRNSCSTFSVNMGLASMLNERGIKAVTPSALNTPAGPNYSPTVTPCNSPDGSPTRSMSPEPPLLSGLLASTADILRKRFVASTGGQHSSADPADRPSRIMTRNKVALSRLEKKALRSIKIMEKVESIGLENIMLPPQHPPGISPLALHGTSALYTAAASGRGRSPMAQLTSLKHMQDQRRKAQQQQADDLVTIDKETIKAVLTKGLSHDSLKSMASSSGASSGISTAMSSDSDSSSVASFDSEPRTKDTTSGASSAATNTNTASPTTAARLKQMQRQKSRRNLLNGANGGSQRPDLGTVNGSSRPGVRPDLGTVGSKATGKTGGNSSTGGSGKDSRSKQQSTATAAAPAVKEESRSLGQSVYGTISSLLFGRKGGLL
- the LOC120903018 gene encoding trafficking kinesin-binding protein milt isoform X2 gives rise to the protein MDSYDVSPKSAVSGLEEEVDKSSSTPSDFEVFDYEDIREEAAGSRNGQLPKADASRAYHRRLGTLSSDDEDEACGTPLNLELAQLLTQGIVTKAKANFGISKNIETLERSTHELELEQSFYEQQQQQDHDVPTESNPKGHRSISRTASTGSYSASYKRDPDLYLRRSDDVERAYDDDAQLQQDADEEIDFVQLKNEQLQQRQQAADSEQVGHFFEEDEMVFETHTPGSVGGSGFFRYAEPTTSYHSACGGYDSERMMYEVLCGNRVSQMTRAYDDIDAVTRLLEEKEKDLELTVQIGKELLAQNTHLENRVAELVQELKTTNENRAQLSHELHQKIELIGILTNDADDTSENVTPTASKSINLELLQRKVKQLEDENKSLRTETAQLVKETDECEEQERRLMADIANQLTTANSEFDGLNLELERLKEENRLQHEQIISLTGRLADAEIRLHQLTSENEEASSLLSITKENQNLLAGELAEFKLRYQEVLNLLQEAQEQLRRQRKRSQPLARSSLIPGITGMPAAPDSLQSELMETSLYSEHSLDSGIDSVRGGIGGGGSMMGGMMTGSQQQVPAYRKVFETVRSASRANPNGFSDSFSQLGSMTMSSSSQPRMAPYVYPGLGGTTGNGSGGSNAGITTMTHSYKSGSSVYSTMYGGGGGSSLGGRTYSRESLTADSEDGYPGPAQTGIPGAPGAKDLEAALKRLTPAEVLARRAMLQHAPLGTYSYDEQPAGIPLGCRTPDSIMSTGSSGLSSSSAAGNGQWRLPEKLQIVKPIEGSQTLHHWSRLATPTLSGLLEERPGVTIRGGRGLDELGLQTYSLSDVEEDEDTEDHPGKRFQSFGCTYTYTNSTVLHPDDGTTAVTFSLPPSQMSSQMTSECPTRQPTAPSTPRSSLSRRNSCSTFSVNMGLASMLNERGIKAVTPSALNTPAGPNYSPTVTPCNSPDGSPTRSMSPEPPLLSGLLASTADILRKRFVASTGGQHSSADPADRPSRIMTRNKVALSRLEKKALRSIKIMEKVESIGLENIMLPPQHPPGISPLALHGTSALYTAAASGRGRSPMAQLTSLKHMQDQRRKAQQQQADDLVTIDKETIKAVLTKGLSHDSLKSMASSSGASSGISTAMSSDSDSSSVASFDSEPRTKDTTSGASSAATNTNTASPTTAARLKQMQRQKSRRNLLNGANGGSQRPDLGTVNGSSRPGVRPDLGTVGSKATGKTGGNSSTGGSGKDSRSKQQSTATAAAPAVKEESRSLGQSVYGTISSLLFGRKGGLL
- the LOC120903018 gene encoding trafficking kinesin-binding protein milt isoform X1; amino-acid sequence: MSTVPPVVDTTDSSVIRESVSAAAFAVRNATADEDEVYRKLFSSEPLADVGGQSGNGFVNSTPLRPGDARSRASGVGRASSLSSLIGAASADEYQGGLLADEATEPASISSRPSDSSRGFQNTFTVLERHLQSKHFQFRQLRRFLQYNESNQTPVFCNVPPSLNDSSNYLRSISEESGSNATVITSGASEGEAVPPSADATRRRSSLGRARALFHSSSGSVEESEQEPPSFLELELEASDRMRRMRERLGGSVPDLQRSCESIETPLVKALYGVSLESLAKSNTDRIHPDPSVFIDEEDKRSLSGEYPDYPYYVARGTNGLPYLKVVHSNSPGATGGEKVLCGNRVSQMTRAYDDIDAVTRLLEEKEKDLELTVQIGKELLAQNTHLENRVAELVQELKTTNENRAQLSHELHQKIELIGILTNDADDTSENVTPTASKSINLELLQRKVKQLEDENKSLRTETAQLVKETDECEEQERRLMADIANQLTTANSEFDGLNLELERLKEENRLQHEQIISLTGRLADAEIRLHQLTSENEEASSLLSITKENQNLLAGELAEFKLRYQEVLNLLQEAQEQLRRQRKRSQPLARSSLIPGITGMPAAPDSLQSELMETSLYSEHSLDSGIDSVRGGIGGGGSMMGGMMTGSQQQVPAYRKVFETVRSASRANPNGFSDSFSQLGSMTMSSSSQPRMAPYVYPGLGGTTGNGSGGSNAGITTMTHSYKSGSSVYSTMYGGGGGSSLGGRTYSRESLTADSEDGYPGPAQTGIPGAPGAKDLEAALKRLTPAEVLARRAMLQHAPLGTYSYDEQPAGIPLGCRTPDSIMSTGSSGLSSSSAAGNGQWRLPEKLQIVKPIEGSQTLHHWSRLATPTLSGLLEERPGVTIRGGRGLDELGLQTYSLSDVEEDEDTEDHPGKRFQSFGCTYTYTNSTVLHPDDGTTAVTFSLPPSQMSSQMTSECPTRQPTAPSTPRSSLSRRNSCSTFSVNMGLASMLNERGIKAVTPSALNTPAGPNYSPTVTPCNSPDGSPTRSMSPEPPLLSGLLASTADILRKRFVASTGGQHSSADPADRPSRIMTRNKVALSRLEKKALRSIKIMEKVESIGLENIMLPPQHPPGISPLALHGTSALYTAAASGRGRSPMAQLTSLKHMQDQRRKAQQQQADDLVTIDKETIKAVLTKGLSHDSLKSMASSSGASSGISTAMSSDSDSSSVASFDSEPRTKDTTSGASSAATNTNTASPTTAARLKQMQRQKSRRNLLNGANGGSQRPDLGTVNGSSRPGVRPDLGTVGSKATGKTGGNSSTGGSGKDSRSKQQSTATAAAPAVKEESRSLGQSVYGTISSLLFGRKGGLL